The following coding sequences lie in one Sulfitobacter sp. D7 genomic window:
- a CDS encoding dioxygenase family protein: protein MTGFFSEDTSVETVNARMGADIDPRMAEVFAAVIKHTHALVKEIGLTQAEWEQVIGFLTATGQICSDERQEFILLSDVMGLSMLVDAINNRRPEAATENTVLGPFHVAGAPERAMGETISLDGKGESCLFEGRVLDLDGQPIEGARIDVWSDNADGFYDVQQPEVQPKWNNRGVFTTGADGAYAFRGIKPVSYPIPDDGPVGKLLAALGRHPYRPAHIHFIVTAPGFDTLVTHTFAGEDDYLTSDAVFGVKQSLVAPYERREDGAETTWRSPFDFSLTRV, encoded by the coding sequence CGGATGGGCGCGGACATCGACCCAAGGATGGCGGAGGTGTTCGCTGCCGTCATCAAGCACACCCATGCGTTGGTCAAGGAGATCGGCCTCACGCAAGCCGAGTGGGAACAGGTCATCGGGTTCCTGACCGCCACCGGGCAAATCTGTTCCGACGAGCGGCAGGAGTTCATTCTCCTCTCCGATGTCATGGGCCTGTCCATGCTGGTCGATGCGATCAACAACCGACGGCCCGAGGCGGCGACGGAGAACACCGTGCTCGGCCCCTTTCACGTCGCGGGTGCGCCGGAGCGGGCGATGGGCGAGACCATATCGCTCGACGGTAAGGGCGAAAGCTGCCTGTTCGAGGGACGTGTGCTGGACCTCGACGGGCAGCCGATCGAAGGTGCGCGGATCGACGTGTGGTCGGACAACGCGGATGGGTTTTACGACGTGCAGCAGCCGGAGGTTCAGCCCAAGTGGAACAATCGCGGCGTGTTCACCACCGGCGCGGATGGTGCCTATGCGTTCCGGGGGATCAAGCCGGTGAGCTATCCGATCCCCGATGACGGGCCGGTCGGCAAGCTCCTTGCCGCACTCGGGCGTCATCCGTATCGGCCTGCGCATATCCATTTCATCGTCACCGCGCCGGGGTTCGACACGCTGGTCACGCATACCTTCGCGGGCGAGGACGACTACCTCACGTCCGACGCCGTTTTTGGCGTGAAACAGAGCCTTGTCGCCCCATACGAGCGGCGCGAGGATGGGGCAGAGACCACGTGGCGGTCGCCGTTTGATTTCAGTCTGACGCGGGTGTGA
- a CDS encoding alpha/beta fold hydrolase, giving the protein MSFDTYISVMGLNIRYQQRGDTGPDILLVHGISSSIEDWSANLGPLSDTARVWAVDLPGCGMSEARADFDYSLENQSRFLAAFMEAVGLDRAHVVGHSLGGRLTLSLARIAPERVASITLVAPAGIGFDTNIMFRLSTLPGLGELLTYPNPMGTRMLMRDAIHDDSLVTSDMIAERVAFGKRPGNHRAFLKTLRGFVGLSGFRRAAISDIHGWLHELRQPLHSIWGENDTFISPRHAAFVTERLPEAGVTVYPACGHFPQLEHKDRFNAELSAFVQAQDAKLSEPA; this is encoded by the coding sequence ATGAGCTTTGACACATACATTTCCGTTATGGGCCTGAACATCCGCTATCAACAGCGCGGCGACACCGGGCCGGACATCCTGCTGGTCCACGGCATTTCGTCCTCCATCGAGGATTGGAGCGCGAACCTCGGGCCCCTGTCTGACACGGCCCGCGTCTGGGCCGTCGATCTGCCCGGCTGCGGGATGAGCGAAGCCCGCGCTGACTTCGACTATTCGCTCGAAAACCAATCGCGGTTTCTCGCGGCCTTCATGGAGGCGGTCGGGCTGGACCGGGCGCATGTGGTCGGCCATTCGCTCGGCGGTCGCCTGACGCTCAGCCTCGCCCGGATCGCGCCGGAGCGCGTCGCCTCCATCACCTTGGTCGCCCCGGCGGGGATCGGCTTCGACACCAACATCATGTTCCGCCTGTCGACGCTTCCGGGCTTGGGCGAACTGCTCACCTACCCCAACCCGATGGGCACGCGGATGCTCATGCGCGATGCGATCCATGACGACAGCCTCGTCACCTCGGACATGATCGCCGAGCGGGTCGCCTTCGGCAAACGCCCAGGCAACCACCGCGCATTCCTGAAAACCCTGCGTGGCTTCGTCGGGCTATCGGGGTTTCGCCGCGCCGCGATCTCGGACATCCACGGCTGGCTGCACGAACTGCGCCAACCGCTCCACAGCATCTGGGGCGAGAACGACACCTTCATCTCCCCGCGCCATGCAGCCTTCGTCACCGAACGGCTTCCAGAGGCGGGCGTTACGGTCTATCCCGCCTGCGGTCACTTCCCTCAACTGGAGCACAAAGACCGCTTCAACGCCGAGCTTTCGGCCTTTGTCCAAGCGCAGGACGCGAAGCTGTCCGAGCCTGCCTAA
- a CDS encoding GMC family oxidoreductase, protein MIGSGSGGAVVAGRLAAETDANVLVLEAGGTDQIDAVLNPLMWSTNIMSERDWGYMAEPSDKVNGRSLILPMGKVVGGGSSINVMIWARGHKNDFDFWASETGDEAWNYENVLEIYKRIENWQGTPDDTRRGTDGRLFVDQVQDPNPIAPAFLDACGTVGIPAYDDMNGEMMEGEGGAALANVRIKDGMRRNIPSDYLWETLKQPNITLLTGATVHRIELDGTTVTGVTFEKDGEVMTVGANERVVLSAGAINTPKILMQSGIGPAAHLGEVGVEVKHDLPGVGQNFQDHILAAGCVWEYNTPLPPKNSAAEATFFWKSDSSLDTPDLQPFQIEVPYVSEVHGGAYEVPAGTWTIAPGIVRPQSTGEVKLTGANPEDPVSIDGGFLKEEADLTALTRCIELCREIGNSSPMAEFVKREVMPGALSGEDLKDFARNAAGTYFHESCTCKMGTDEMSVVNGSLSVYGIEKLSIADASAMPRVSTGNTMASTVIIGERMADILIG, encoded by the coding sequence GTGATCGGCTCCGGCTCGGGCGGCGCGGTCGTCGCCGGGCGGCTGGCGGCGGAAACCGACGCCAACGTGCTCGTGCTCGAAGCGGGCGGCACGGACCAGATCGACGCGGTTCTGAACCCGCTGATGTGGTCCACCAACATCATGTCCGAACGCGATTGGGGCTATATGGCCGAGCCGTCCGACAAGGTGAACGGTCGCTCGCTGATCCTACCGATGGGCAAGGTCGTGGGCGGCGGGTCCTCGATCAACGTGATGATCTGGGCGCGCGGGCACAAGAACGACTTTGACTTCTGGGCGTCCGAGACCGGGGACGAGGCGTGGAATTACGAGAACGTCTTGGAGATCTACAAACGGATCGAAAACTGGCAGGGCACCCCCGACGACACCCGGCGCGGCACCGACGGGCGGCTGTTCGTCGATCAGGTGCAGGACCCGAACCCCATCGCGCCCGCCTTCCTCGACGCCTGTGGAACCGTGGGCATCCCCGCCTATGACGACATGAACGGCGAGATGATGGAAGGCGAAGGCGGCGCCGCCCTCGCCAACGTCCGGATCAAGGACGGCATGCGCCGCAACATCCCCTCGGACTACCTGTGGGAGACCCTAAAGCAGCCCAATATCACGCTTTTGACCGGGGCCACCGTTCACCGGATCGAATTGGACGGGACCACCGTGACCGGCGTCACCTTCGAGAAAGACGGCGAGGTCATGACCGTCGGCGCGAACGAGCGTGTGGTGCTGTCGGCTGGCGCGATCAACACGCCCAAGATCCTGATGCAATCGGGGATCGGTCCGGCGGCGCATCTGGGCGAAGTCGGGGTCGAGGTGAAACACGACCTGCCCGGTGTCGGCCAGAATTTTCAGGACCACATCCTCGCCGCTGGCTGCGTCTGGGAATACAACACCCCGCTCCCGCCCAAGAACTCGGCGGCGGAGGCCACCTTCTTCTGGAAATCGGACAGCAGTCTGGACACCCCGGATTTGCAGCCCTTCCAGATCGAGGTGCCTTATGTTTCCGAGGTTCACGGCGGCGCCTACGAGGTGCCCGCAGGGACATGGACCATCGCACCGGGCATCGTGCGTCCGCAATCGACGGGCGAGGTCAAACTCACCGGCGCGAACCCCGAGGATCCCGTCTCCATCGACGGCGGCTTCCTGAAGGAAGAGGCCGATCTCACCGCGCTCACCCGCTGTATCGAACTGTGCCGCGAAATCGGAAACTCCTCCCCGATGGCCGAGTTCGTGAAGCGCGAGGTGATGCCGGGAGCGTTGTCGGGCGAGGACCTCAAGGACTTCGCCCGCAACGCGGCCGGCACCTACTTCCACGAAAGCTGCACCTGTAAAATGGGCACCGACGAGATGTCGGTCGTGAATGGGTCGCTCTCGGTCTACGGGATCGAGAAACTGTCGATCGCCGACGCCTCGGCCATGCCGCGCGTCTCGACCGGGAACACCATGGCCTCGACCGTCATCATCGGCGAGCGCATGGCCGACATCCTGATCGGCTGA
- a CDS encoding IS6 family transposase — translation MSTTVSYKRHRFPPEIITHAVWLYVRFNLSLREVEEMLLNRGVDVSYETIRRWAAKFAPQIARNLRRRQARPGDIWHLDEVVVTISGRKFWLWRAVDQNGLVLEEILQSRRDKRAAKRLLKALIKRFGLPKRIVTDKLRSYGAAKREVASGLEHRSHKGLNNRAENSHLPFRKRERCMQGFRSPGGLQRFVACHTAVRNRFSVPASRRSANATRYHRIEAFDAWKGAASI, via the coding sequence ATGAGTACGACTGTCAGCTACAAGCGCCACCGTTTTCCGCCAGAGATCATCACGCACGCGGTTTGGCTTTATGTGCGTTTCAACCTCTCCCTACGCGAGGTCGAGGAAATGCTCCTGAACCGTGGCGTCGACGTTTCCTATGAGACGATCCGGCGTTGGGCGGCGAAATTTGCCCCTCAAATTGCCCGGAATTTGCGTCGACGCCAGGCCCGTCCCGGCGATATCTGGCATCTCGATGAGGTTGTGGTAACGATATCGGGGCGGAAGTTCTGGCTCTGGCGCGCGGTCGATCAGAACGGGCTTGTTCTGGAGGAAATCCTGCAATCCAGACGCGACAAGCGTGCCGCAAAGCGTCTTTTGAAGGCGCTGATCAAGCGGTTTGGCTTGCCCAAACGGATCGTCACAGACAAGCTGCGATCCTACGGAGCGGCCAAACGTGAAGTCGCATCCGGTCTCGAACATCGTTCCCACAAGGGCTTGAACAACAGGGCGGAAAACAGCCATCTACCGTTTCGAAAACGAGAGCGTTGCATGCAAGGATTTCGCTCTCCGGGCGGGTTGCAACGGTTTGTAGCCTGCCACACTGCCGTCCGAAACCGTTTCTCAGTTCCCGCCAGCCGCCGTTCCGCAAACGCAACACGCTATCATCGAATCGAAGCCTTCGACGCTTGGAAGGGCGCCGCGAGCATCTGA
- a CDS encoding ABC transporter permease — MSLPAQQPGPGSGVNRRFATLRAVMALMIREMATRYGRSPGGYAWALLEPLGGVIILSVGMAIIVRSPPLGNSFVLFFATGFLPFQIYQNLSNNVARSINFSRALLFYPAVTWVDAVIARFVLNSLTDVLAMLLLITGILSVIEASVLIDIGPILLSLGLAILTGLGVGMLNCVIFGLFPVWMQVWSIVTRPLFLISGVIFLYDDMPAFAQDILWYNPLVHVTGLMRQGFYPTYRGDYISATYVLTVSLVCLFLGVVLMGRHHRDILNNG, encoded by the coding sequence ATGTCTCTCCCCGCCCAGCAACCCGGCCCCGGCAGCGGCGTGAACCGGCGCTTTGCTACGTTGCGCGCCGTGATGGCGCTGATGATCCGCGAGATGGCTACACGCTATGGCCGCTCCCCCGGCGGCTATGCTTGGGCATTGTTAGAGCCGCTCGGCGGGGTGATTATCCTGTCGGTCGGCATGGCAATCATTGTGCGCTCCCCGCCTTTGGGCAATAGTTTCGTGTTGTTCTTCGCAACCGGCTTCTTGCCATTCCAAATCTATCAGAACCTGTCTAACAACGTGGCACGCAGCATTAACTTCTCGCGTGCTTTGCTGTTCTATCCTGCTGTAACGTGGGTAGATGCAGTCATCGCGCGTTTCGTGCTGAATTCCCTTACTGATGTGCTGGCGATGTTGCTTTTGATTACCGGCATTCTAAGCGTCATCGAAGCGAGTGTTTTGATCGACATCGGCCCGATCTTACTGTCCTTAGGGCTTGCGATCTTGACTGGGTTGGGCGTGGGCATGTTGAACTGTGTGATCTTTGGTCTCTTCCCGGTCTGGATGCAGGTTTGGTCTATCGTCACCCGGCCCCTTTTTCTGATCTCGGGGGTTATTTTTCTCTATGATGACATGCCCGCCTTTGCCCAAGATATCCTTTGGTACAACCCGCTTGTGCATGTGACTGGGCTGATGCGACAAGGTTTCTACCCGACCTATCGCGGGGATTATATCAGCGCGACCTATGTGCTGACTGTCTCTTTGGTCTGTCTCTTCTTGGGGGTCGTGCTGATGGGGCGACATCATCGCGATATTCTCAACAACGGCTGA
- a CDS encoding sugar transporter produces the protein MNDASPGAAKPASEPQKPSKPAPQEKSEVAKPAASEPKVNATVPPAAMKRRHWGLIGSFLLIVMMPLMAVVLYMWMVAVDQYSSVTGFTVRQEEGGGASELLGGLAALTGSTASADSDILYEFIQSQALIQAIDTRLDLRGHYSALWKKDPAFALWPEASTEDLEWYWQRIVRISQSSGLIEVRVLAFDPEMAQAIAQAILEESQSMINALNNQAREDAMRYAREDLEEAVLRLKAARETLTAFRTRTQIVDPEADIQGRMGVMNNLQQQLAEALIELDLLRETTNDGDPRLVQARRRIEVIRDRIADERRTFVSDTTENGAVGEDYPSLIAEFEGLMVDREFAEGTYRASLAALDLARTKAARQSRYLATYVTPTLAQTSEFPQRFTIAGVVGLFLLLSWSVIVLVYYSIRDRS, from the coding sequence ATGAATGACGCCTCTCCCGGTGCTGCAAAGCCCGCGTCCGAGCCCCAGAAGCCCAGCAAGCCCGCACCTCAGGAAAAGTCTGAGGTCGCTAAACCTGCAGCCTCCGAACCTAAGGTCAATGCCACGGTGCCGCCCGCTGCGATGAAACGTCGCCACTGGGGGCTGATCGGGTCTTTCCTACTGATCGTAATGATGCCCCTTATGGCAGTCGTGCTCTATATGTGGATGGTGGCGGTTGACCAATATAGCTCCGTTACAGGTTTCACCGTGCGCCAAGAAGAGGGCGGCGGCGCATCGGAACTTCTTGGCGGGCTCGCGGCGCTCACAGGCTCTACAGCGTCGGCTGACAGTGATATCCTGTATGAATTCATCCAAAGTCAGGCGCTTATCCAAGCAATTGATACCCGTCTTGATCTGCGTGGGCACTATTCTGCCCTGTGGAAAAAAGATCCGGCTTTCGCACTTTGGCCCGAGGCAAGCACCGAGGATCTAGAATGGTATTGGCAACGGATCGTACGCATTTCGCAATCGTCGGGATTGATCGAAGTGCGGGTTCTGGCCTTTGATCCAGAGATGGCGCAGGCCATCGCTCAGGCAATCTTGGAAGAGAGCCAGTCGATGATCAACGCGCTGAACAATCAAGCGCGTGAAGATGCGATGCGCTATGCCCGTGAAGACCTGGAAGAGGCTGTGCTTCGGCTCAAGGCGGCGCGCGAAACCCTGACTGCTTTCCGCACCCGCACCCAGATCGTCGACCCAGAGGCCGATATCCAAGGTCGCATGGGGGTGATGAACAACTTGCAGCAACAGCTGGCTGAAGCGCTGATTGAACTGGACCTGCTGCGCGAGACCACCAATGACGGCGACCCCCGGTTGGTCCAGGCGCGGCGTCGGATCGAGGTGATCCGTGACCGTATCGCCGATGAACGGCGCACCTTTGTCAGTGACACCACCGAAAATGGCGCTGTGGGGGAAGATTATCCCAGTTTGATCGCAGAGTTCGAAGGCTTGATGGTGGATCGTGAATTCGCCGAAGGAACCTATCGCGCCTCGCTTGCCGCCTTGGATTTGGCGCGGACCAAAGCCGCTCGTCAGAGCCGCTATTTAGCGACCTATGTGACCCCGACACTCGCACAAACAAGTGAATTCCCTCAGCGTTTCACCATTGCCGGGGTGGTTGGGTTGTTCTTATTGCTCAGCTGGTCGGTGATCGTTCTGGTCTATTACTCGATCCGCGACCGCAGTTGA
- a CDS encoding ABC transporter ATP-binding protein, protein MIRFENLTKSYRVRGMRKVVIDNLNMELPTGHSLALLGRNGAGKSTLLQIIAGTLRPDSGQVVSNGSISWPVGFGGSFHPDLTGAQNVRFVARIYGVDTDALVDFVEDFAEIGKHFHMPVRSYSSGMKSRLAFGTSMGIQFDTYLVDEVTAVGDAAFRKKSQEVFRERMKVSSAILVSHDMGQVREICDTGIVLAEGSLRYFDNIEEAVEAHLEIVAQRWKS, encoded by the coding sequence GTGATCCGGTTCGAGAACCTGACCAAAAGTTACCGGGTGCGTGGCATGCGCAAGGTGGTGATCGACAACCTCAACATGGAGTTGCCTACGGGCCATTCTCTGGCGCTTTTGGGGCGCAACGGGGCAGGGAAGTCGACCCTATTGCAGATCATTGCAGGCACATTGCGCCCTGACAGTGGGCAGGTGGTCTCCAACGGGTCTATCTCTTGGCCCGTGGGGTTCGGTGGCTCATTTCACCCCGATCTGACGGGCGCGCAAAACGTGCGGTTCGTGGCGCGTATCTATGGTGTCGATACCGATGCGCTTGTCGATTTCGTTGAGGACTTTGCTGAGATCGGTAAGCACTTTCATATGCCAGTGCGCAGCTATTCGTCAGGTATGAAATCGCGTCTGGCCTTTGGGACCTCTATGGGCATTCAGTTCGACACCTATCTCGTGGATGAGGTCACCGCCGTTGGCGATGCGGCGTTTCGCAAAAAGAGCCAAGAGGTCTTTCGCGAGCGGATGAAGGTCTCAAGCGCAATTCTGGTCAGTCATGACATGGGGCAGGTGCGTGAGATTTGCGATACCGGTATCGTTCTGGCCGAAGGCAGCCTGCGCTACTTTGACAATATCGAAGAGGCGGTAGAGGCCCATCTGGAGATCGTGGCGCAGCGTTGGAAGAGCTAA